The nucleotide window TATCAATCAGTAAGCACGCAATAGATGAATATTTATTAATACATGCTGTGTGTAAAGGAGCATATCCATACACATTAGCTGTATCTAGATTAACGGAGCAAGAAATTAATTTTTTAACAACATTTTCGAGACCTAAAGAGCAAGCTAGGTTAAGAGGGGTTTCGTGAGTTAAACTTTCAGCATCTGGGTTTGCACCATTTTCTATTAGTTTTATTGCTACATCAGAATGTTTATTCATGCAGGCGAAATGTAGGGACGTATAGTTGTGATGACCAGATAAAGTGTTAATATTTGCGCCATGTTCAATAAGTAGAGATACAATTTTTAAGTGGCCATTTATGCAAGCTGAAATAAGAGCTTCATCTAATGCATGGTGAGAAAGAAACGTATCAATATTTTTTGAAAGAAGTGCAATTACGATATTAAGATAACCATGTTTACAACTAAGTCTAAGTGGTGATTCATGAAGTATGTTTTTGGCGGACATATCTGCACCCATGTTAATTAACCTTATAGCTACAGATTCAAGTCCATTTGAACAAGCTATAGTAAGAGGAGTGTTTTTGTCTTTGCCAATACAGTTTATGTTAGCACCATTGTCTAATAATAGCATAGCAATATCAGAGTGCTTATACTTGCAGGCGATCATTAAAGGACTATATCCACATAAATTTGTTGAATTGATATTAAAGTTACTTTGTATAAGTTCTTTTACAATATCTAAATGACCTAATTTGCATACGTTAAATAAAATATTTTGCATAAAAAATAATCTCCTTTGCTAAAAAAGATCTAACGAAAGCATACTAGCATATATTTTTACATAAGTCAACGAAAAAAGACATGAGAGTAATATCCTCTTATACTTATACCTCAAATTTTTTTATAAAATTCTCGGTTCATACTAAACAAAAAAACGATCACAATGGCTACAAATAATTTGTTGACAAACACGAGTATAAGTATTAGACTATGGAAGTAAATTTTAACGTTGTGAAAGGGGTATATCCAGATGAAGATTGACATATTTGAGATGTCAAGGCATACAAAAAAATTAATATATGCATTGGGTAAGGACGAGATAAGTAAAGTAATTGATATTCAAAAAGAGAATATGGGTTTAACTAAGCTACATATAGCATGTCTTTTGAGAGATTTTAATTGGGCTACAAATATAATTAAGGTATATGGAGCAAAAACATTGGAGGAGAAAGATAATTATGGTAATACGCCTTTGCATATAGCCTGCTTATACAAAAGTTTTAATCTTATTAATTTTATGCTAAAAGAGGGAGGATTAGCGATTTTAAATGTTAAAAATAAAGATAGAAATACTCCTGTAGATATGTTGGACAAAAGGGATTTTGGTAGACTAACGGACTGTTTACTATCTTGTATAGAAATTTGTGATGATGTTAAAAAAGGTGAGTATTTGTTATATTGGGCGTTTAAGTTTGATCAAAGAGAAATATTTCTGGAGCTTTTAGATAAAGGATATAAGACAGCCAAATTAAATCAGATATATATGTTTAGGAAGGCTTGTCAGAATAGTGATATAGAAGTTATAAATAAGTTGAAAAAAAGCGGGGTAAGAGTGAATATGAGAGATTTGAGTGAAAACCCTGTAATTTATTTAAGATATAAGGATAAAGAAGTAGAAGCTGTGCCTTGTGATCCACAAAGTACAAACAATAAACAGCTAGGGGGAAATATTTGTAAAGACAGTTACATTATAAAAGAAGTTTCGGTGGATGATTTGAGTGATAAATATAAAGCTAATGATTTGAGCAATATTGGGAATGATAAAGAAGCATATGCAAATGGGAACAATGCACTACATATAGCTATATATAACAAAAATATTTATTTTGCAACAGAACTATTAAAAAGTGAAGAGGATATTGATGCAAAGAACAAGTTTGGACATACACCACTTTTCATTGCTGTTATGAAAAATGAATTAAATTTTGCAAAAACGCTTATAGATATGGGAGCAGATCTAGATGTAGCAGATGAATATGGAAGAAATATAGTACATATGGCTTGTGAGAATGGAGAATTTGAATTTGTAAATTGGATAATAGAAAAAAAAGCAAATATTTTTTCAAAAATTGCCAAAGAGAATGCGGGTTATTTTGATAGAAGGGAAACAGCGTTACATTTCGCGTGCAGAGGAGGCAATCTTGATTTAGTCAAGCTATTAGTGGAGAAATACAAATTTGATGTTAATGCTAAGTCTTCTAGTGGATATATGCCTATTGCATATGCTAAAGATGAAGGTATAATAAGGTATTTAGTTGGCCGAGGTGCACGCATAGATGCTTATAGTATACATGGGGATACACCTTTACACACAGCTTATAAAAATAAAAATTTTGAGTTAATAGATTTCTTATTGAATAATAAAGCAGATATAAATTGGCCAGGAGGAGAGGAATTTAAAACTGTATTGGAACAGGCTTGTATTAATAATGATATTTTTGCAGTTAGGAAGTTTTTAGAAAGAGGAGCTTTAGCTAATGTGACCTACAAAAGAAGAAACGTTATATATCCACTACATATTGCAGTGTTAAATAAAAGAAAAGATATAGCGGCTTTATTGATAAAACATGGAGCTAATATAGATGCTGTATATAGAAAAGTTACTGCATTGGCGTTGGCGTGCGAAGAGAATGATATTGATATGGTAAAACTTTTAGTAGAAAATGGGGCAAGGGTTAGTGCTATACGAGATCAAAAATCATCAACCATATCTCCACTGCTTAGTGCGTACGTAAGTCGTAGTAAAGAGATAGCGGTTTTGTTGATAAATAATGGAGCGAGTATTGCACAAGGAGAGTTAGAGGAGATATCAAAGGATTTTCTAAAATCTTTATTGCGTAAGGTAGAGCCTAGTGGGGGGATGGGTATTGCATATTATTTGGATGGAGCAAATGGAGTATATAATTATTTAGTAAGATATTTTAATTATCAATCTTTAAAGATGGAATTAACAAGGTATATTAGACAACATGATCGAACAATAGAGCTAAAAACACCTGATCATTTACAGAAGATAGTTCAACAAATAAAACGTGTGGAGAATGATTTAAATAAAGTTAAGGAAAGCACAGAGTACATAAAATTAACTTTGAAAATAAGGAGTTTAAGAGAGAGTTTTTGCTTTTTTGATAAACAGATGGAGAGGTTAT belongs to Clostridiales bacterium and includes:
- a CDS encoding ankyrin repeat domain-containing protein, producing MKIDIFEMSRHTKKLIYALGKDEISKVIDIQKENMGLTKLHIACLLRDFNWATNIIKVYGAKTLEEKDNYGNTPLHIACLYKSFNLINFMLKEGGLAILNVKNKDRNTPVDMLDKRDFGRLTDCLLSCIEICDDVKKGEYLLYWAFKFDQREIFLELLDKGYKTAKLNQIYMFRKACQNSDIEVINKLKKSGVRVNMRDLSENPVIYLRYKDKEVEAVPCDPQSTNNKQLGGNICKDSYIIKEVSVDDLSDKYKANDLSNIGNDKEAYANGNNALHIAIYNKNIYFATELLKSEEDIDAKNKFGHTPLFIAVMKNELNFAKTLIDMGADLDVADEYGRNIVHMACENGEFEFVNWIIEKKANIFSKIAKENAGYFDRRETALHFACRGGNLDLVKLLVEKYKFDVNAKSSSGYMPIAYAKDEGIIRYLVGRGARIDAYSIHGDTPLHTAYKNKNFELIDFLLNNKADINWPGGEEFKTVLEQACINNDIFAVRKFLERGALANVTYKRRNVIYPLHIAVLNKRKDIAALLIKHGANIDAVYRKVTALALACEENDIDMVKLLVENGARVSAIRDQKSSTISPLLSAYVSRSKEIAVLLINNGASIAQGELEEISKDFLKSLLRKVEPSGGMGIAYYLDGANGVYNYLVRYFNYQSLKMELTRYIRQHDRTIELKTPDHLQKIVQQIKRVENDLNKVKESTEYIKLTLKIRSLRESFCFFDKQMERLLIYKRSTPQKRKELANNMELIKYEHNKLVRAIKLIDIYLKDITVCLNLYDNVYNNKKISRKRERVESVEMTLQNKGIDK